In the Leptolyngbya sp. CCY15150 genome, TACCCAAAACCCGCAGCACATTGGTGGCTCCGGTGGATTTTGACCCATGCTCACGAATATCAATTCCTTTCACAAGGCGGCCTGCCAAATAGCCTGTGGGAATCGATCCCAACAAATAGGCCGCCAGTAGCAATACAATGCACAGTAAAATCCACACAACCATGGGCCACGTCCTAGCTCTTTAAGCAGTATCTGTTTACACGGTTCTGCTCGTCAAGCCTCGGCGGGTGACTCTTGAAGTCGTTGTTGTCTCAATCAAGCGGCTTTGTCTAGGTCTCACCGTCTTACCGTGGTGGCTATAGGGATTCTTGAGGGCGTTATTTCACCAGGGAGTCTGTGGCAAGCAGGAGAACATAACGATTGTTGAGCATTTCAACGTTGCTCTCTGTTCAACCCGTTTCTCATAAGAGTTTGAGCAGGGAGCAACCCGACAGCCTCATTTAATTGAGTCCTCTCCCTAAGTGACCCCTTAGTAGTACACCGGACGGTTGGGATCAGGGGCAAAGGCTAGCCAGAAAGGAAATTCCAACACGGAGAGGCTGATTTGCTCCTCAGCTTCATCAATCAAAATTAACGGCACGTCGCCTTGGCGGGTGAAGCGATCGGCTCGTTGGGCAAGGCTTTCGGCAGATTCGAACAGCACCACGCCCTGATCGGCACCAAAGTCGCCGCGAGAAATGCCCAAGCAGTCTTGCAACCCTCGTCGCCATTCTCCTAACCGTTCGGGACTATTGGCCAAGACGAGGACGCGCAGGCGATCGCCATGGAGGTCGCAGAGCACCGAAATCACCGCTGAGGAGATCAGAATATTTTGCAGGCGAGATCCCATGCTGCGTAGGGCACCCCGTCCACCTTGCTCAAACATCCATTTAGAAACGCGCTCGGCATGGATCGGCTCAAAGGTGCGGCGCAGTTGCCAGGGTGGGCCGTAGTAATCCGGCGTAGTGCGGTAGCGATCGAGCAAGGCCCGAATGCGATCGGCATCAGCGGCAAAGGCCTGATCCATCACCTTAGGCGAAGCGCCACGGCTAGGTGGAGCATCGACCACAGGCACCGCTTCGGGCAGGAGAGGAGCAGCTTGAGGCGTAGGCATCTCAAGCTGCTCGGCCACCGTTGCTAGATCCTGCAAACTGCCCACGAGATAGTCCTTAAACCCCTGAACTCGAATGGCTAGATCTTGGGAAACCCCAGCAAAGGTCGTGCGCATCTCTGCCTTGATCCGTTCCTGACGCCGCTCTAGCTGCTCCACCGCAAGCTGCAGGGTTTGCTTACGCTGCTCTAGATCGGCCAGACTTTCCTGGATCACCCGCCCCATGGTGCGCTGGGTTTCCATCACCTGATCCCGCATCATCCGGGTGTAGGACGCTTGCAGGGTTTCAATGTCCTGCTTCAACTGCCGTTCTTCGCGGCGCAGGTCAGCAACCCGTTGATCTAGCCCTGAATCACCGGACGACGGTTGAGGCGATCGCCCCGCTGGAGTGGGATTGCCCAGGGAGAGCGGAATGGGGGCGCGCTGGTCGCTAGCAGAACGCTTCGGTGATGGAGTATCCGACGGCGGCGTATCCTTGCGATCGCCACCGGAGGCAGATAAGGAATCTAGGTTTAGGGGTTGCTCAGAAGTCATAGCCAAGACAATAGTTCAATCGGAACAGCGGCGTAGGTAACGCCCATTCAGCATCCTAGGGTTAAGACGGCATGGCAGAATCAGCAACCTGGTTAGAGCAGATCGCGATCGCCCATGGGTTACGGCGTGGGCGTGGATGGCGCAACCGAACAACGCTCCCTCAGGCAAGCTTCTAGGGTTTCAGCATTGAACAAGATCGGCAAAAAGTGAATGCTGTTCACCTCTTTGAAGTAGAACAACACAGGGAATGGCGACCAGAAGATTGCCCAGTTTTGCCAGTCTTGATAGGGAAAACGCCGAATCAGAGTCTCGCCGCGATAGACATCCAGGGCGTCGTTGGTGAAGCAGAGCCGTAGCGTTACGGCCTGCACCAAAAGAAATAGGCCAAACAGGGCGATCGCCCCACTCACCCAAACCTGTACCCAAAAGAGCGGTATGGCCAGCCCTACCAAAACCAAGGGAATGGCGTAGCTGGGAGCAAGCTGAACCGTTGCCCAGGTTGACGATGCCGTTGATGAGGTCACAGTGCCCAACTCCTTGAATGCTGCATGATGCTATCTCACACCACTCCATTCTAAGGGGTTCTGCTCGCGAGACGATAGTCTGTTCACCTAGGCAAGGGCGTGCCGTTAGATATAGCCCAGCGGGACACCCACAAAACTGTCCCTTTGGTATACCGAAAATATATGGAATCCAACTAGGGTGTAAGAGAACCTTTCCGAAGCAACCGAGAAGGCTCCATTGTGGTTTTCCTCACGTTCTCTTCCCTATGACCCTGTCCAAAACCTGTACTCAATCCCTTACATCCTCGTCATCCTCTGTGACGACCGCTCAAGCGCACTGTTCCCCATGGCTAACCTCCTTGGTCTATCCCCTGGGCTGTGATCTGGTGTTGCCGAGTTACTTCGATCGGATTACGATCACCGGGCAAGAGCATCTACCGAAGACGGGGCCAGTGCTGCTTGCTCCCACCCATCGATCACGCTGGGATGCATTGCTGGTGCCCTACGCAACTGGACGACGCGCTACCGGGCGAGATCTGCGATTTATGGTCACCGCTAGCGAAATGGGCGGCATTCAGGGGTGGTTTATTCGGCGATTGGGTGGCTTTTCGGTGAACGTTGATCGCCCATCCATCGCCAGTCTGCGGCTAGGGGTAGAACTTTTGCAGCAGGGAAATATGTTGGTAATTTTTCCAGAGGGCGGCATCTTTCGAGATGGAGACGTCCATCCCCTGCGTCCAGGTCTAGCGCGGTTAGCCCTGCAGGCCGAGGCTAGCCAGCCTAATCTCGGGGTTCAAATTGTGCCCATTAGCCTAAACTATCAACCCCTCATTCCACGATGGGGTTGTCAGGTGGATATTCATATTGGGCGATCGCTGAAGGTGGAGAACTATCGCCAAGGTTCCACCAAGCATGACGCTCAGCGCCTCACGAATGATTTAAAGAGCAGCCTACTGCGTCTAGAACAGTCTACCCAGCCGCAAGAACGAGTCTTGGCTTGAGATAAGGGTGACTAGAGATAAGACTTATGCCCTGGATGAAGCCCGTATGCTTGCAGCGGTATGGGGAAGTCATCATCCGTCACCGTACGTCACCTGTCACCGTACGCTACCCGTCACCGTACGCTACCCGTCATCGATCAATAACTCCCTCTAAGAACCTTGAGAACCCTAGAGGGAGTAGCATCAACCGCGTGGCTCGACGTAGCTGCACCAGCCAGCCTAAGGCATAGCATCTGTATTGAGATTAGCGATCGCTCTACCATGGGGCGATCGTTTGGTTTGAATGCCACCATCTAACACCGTCAGCGTAGGTTCTTTAGGCTTCCCACGTTTCTCATCCAGCTCATGAGCATCTGGATGAACTACACTCCACCGTCCTGTTACAGGATCACGGTAGGTGGTGAATGGATTCTGCTTCAACGATCCGTTTTGTGACTGTCCCATGGTGATGCACTCCTCTGTAGTCTGATAGGTGGCGATGTTCATCGGTCTTGTGTTCCAATCTGCTTACGCTAACCAGCCCCTCGACTGGACTTCAGCACTAGACCAAGCGTTGACTTTTTATACTTGATCTTAGCTCAACCGTACGGTGAACGATTTCTTGTCCTGAATCCCGATGGTCGAGAGTAGCGCAACCCTCTTTCGTATGAATGCGATAGCTATATCTTATGGTTCAGACTCGCGTTCTCGTCCCTGATATCTGGACTGAACCTATGGAGAGCTCTCCTCATTTAGTATCTCCCTTGGCAGCCTAAAACTGTTCAGCCATCCTACGGATCTTCGGTTCATCATCGGCCCACTTTATTCCTGCCTGATTGCATGATCAAAAATGAGTAGAGTTACGTAAGTTGTATAAATATTTACACCACTAGAAAGCCTTTTTCCTGATTTTTACAGAGGACTTGATTTAATTTTGTCTGAACCAGAGAAAAACAGGTCAATTCTTGAGAAAATAACATGATCGGCTCTGATGTTTATGGGGGGAGAAACCCCTCAGAGCAGGTGTGTCTAACTGGTCGCAGGCGTGAGTCCGATGAGGTTATCAGTAGCCAACCAGATGGACAGATGCATGAGCGATAGAATGCCTCAACATCCTGCAAGATGGTGCATTACGGCTGCGCCTCACAGCACGCTACGATAGAGCACGACCCTTTGGGCTGAGCCTGTCGAAGCTCGCCTCTCACCCCTCAAGCAGCTCAAAATGAACGAAGAAGCTGCTGATCGTCGTCAAACTCACAGTATTTCCGCGTCCGGCGTCACCCAAGAGAAATCATGAGACGTTGAGAACGATGAGCAAGCGATCGCTAAATGCCCAAGGCACGTTTCGCCGCCGCTAATTTTTTCACCCGATCATCAAGCCCATTAAATCCACCGTTAATAATACGGGTGACAAGACGGACATCATCCTTATCTGCCACTTGGTTGAGGCTTTCCCGATTCCAAAACCAGCCAGCGCTGCGGGCTGCTAGGTCATCATCGGCTAAACGGGTCGGGTTGCTAATCAGGTCGAGACCGATCGCTTTACCAATATCTTGATAGTTAAAGCGTCCCGTAATTTGGATCAAACCCCGCCCCTTGAACCGCACGCCATCCCCCGGTTGTGTATTGCCCAAATCGCTCCGCCCTTCATAGGCTGCGCCTGACGCAATTTCTTCGACGTAGTTAAACTCACCGGATTCGTGGGCCACCTGGGCCAGGAAGTGGGCTTGGCGCAGGGGCGTATTGATTTCAAACTCCTCCATGGTGGCATTCAGCGGCCCCACAAACTTACGCAGTTGGGCATCGCGACCATTGGGGGCAATGTGCTGTAGGTGCTCCAAGGTAATTTCGTTGATGGTACTTTCTGGAAACAGACCGGCATAGGGACGGCGACCAGCCGGGCGAGGCGGCAACCCTCGCAGCGATCGCAACAAACCATCAATCAAGGCATCGCTGGATACAAAGCGATCGGCGCTGATGTGTTGGATAAACACCTGCACGCCCTTAGCGGCCCGTTGGCGTAGTTCAGCCACCGAGCCGTCTGGCAACAAACCTTGGTAGGGCATTCGATCGGCGGGGCGCATGCCCTGACCGCCCAAGGCCCGCAGCAGATCATCCACAGCCCCATCTGCATCACAGAGATCGCCAGGCATCTGGGCAATCACCTGTCCGAGGGCTTGGGCCGCCAACTCCCGCCAGCGTTGGAGTTGACGAGGACTCGTTGCCTGGCTAAAGGAGAGCAGAGACTCGTAGGGGGGCAGACCTACGGGGCGCGGCGGTAGCTTGCTGAGCGATCGCAGCAGTTGATCAATCAGGTCATCGGCGGGAATAAAGTCTTCGTCTTGGAGATGCTCAATAAACACACGGATGCCGCCAGCGGCCCGTCGTCGTTGTTGCACCACGGCTCCATCTGGAAAGAGGCCGGCGTAGGGAGGGCGATCGCCAGAACGGGGAGCCTGGCCACCCAGGGCTCGCAGTAAGTTATCAACCACACTATCGATATCCGTCACCTCGTCCCCTTCTGCTTTGGAGATGAGATCATCTAACCGTTGGGCCGCAACTTTGCGCCAGATTCTAAGCTGTGAATTGGTGGTCATATTTGGGCACCCGCATCAGGAGTTAAGCAAGGATTGAGCGATCGCATCACCCACAAAGTCTTGGCGCAGGGCGGTGCAGCGTTGCCGAACACACCCTCAAGCACGTTGGACGGGCAGCGGTGAGCAGTATAGATAGTCCTAGAAGGTATCGCTAGGAGAT is a window encoding:
- a CDS encoding lysophospholipid acyltransferase family protein; the encoded protein is MTLSKTCTQSLTSSSSSVTTAQAHCSPWLTSLVYPLGCDLVLPSYFDRITITGQEHLPKTGPVLLAPTHRSRWDALLVPYATGRRATGRDLRFMVTASEMGGIQGWFIRRLGGFSVNVDRPSIASLRLGVELLQQGNMLVIFPEGGIFRDGDVHPLRPGLARLALQAEASQPNLGVQIVPISLNYQPLIPRWGCQVDIHIGRSLKVENYRQGSTKHDAQRLTNDLKSSLLRLEQSTQPQERVLA
- a CDS encoding DUF3119 family protein; the protein is MTSSTASSTWATVQLAPSYAIPLVLVGLAIPLFWVQVWVSGAIALFGLFLLVQAVTLRLCFTNDALDVYRGETLIRRFPYQDWQNWAIFWSPFPVLFYFKEVNSIHFLPILFNAETLEACLRERCSVAPSTPTP
- a CDS encoding glycoside hydrolase family 19 protein, whose translation is MTTNSQLRIWRKVAAQRLDDLISKAEGDEVTDIDSVVDNLLRALGGQAPRSGDRPPYAGLFPDGAVVQQRRRAAGGIRVFIEHLQDEDFIPADDLIDQLLRSLSKLPPRPVGLPPYESLLSFSQATSPRQLQRWRELAAQALGQVIAQMPGDLCDADGAVDDLLRALGGQGMRPADRMPYQGLLPDGSVAELRQRAAKGVQVFIQHISADRFVSSDALIDGLLRSLRGLPPRPAGRRPYAGLFPESTINEITLEHLQHIAPNGRDAQLRKFVGPLNATMEEFEINTPLRQAHFLAQVAHESGEFNYVEEIASGAAYEGRSDLGNTQPGDGVRFKGRGLIQITGRFNYQDIGKAIGLDLISNPTRLADDDLAARSAGWFWNRESLNQVADKDDVRLVTRIINGGFNGLDDRVKKLAAAKRALGI
- a CDS encoding DUF3086 domain-containing protein, with product MTSEQPLNLDSLSASGGDRKDTPPSDTPSPKRSASDQRAPIPLSLGNPTPAGRSPQPSSGDSGLDQRVADLRREERQLKQDIETLQASYTRMMRDQVMETQRTMGRVIQESLADLEQRKQTLQLAVEQLERRQERIKAEMRTTFAGVSQDLAIRVQGFKDYLVGSLQDLATVAEQLEMPTPQAAPLLPEAVPVVDAPPSRGASPKVMDQAFAADADRIRALLDRYRTTPDYYGPPWQLRRTFEPIHAERVSKWMFEQGGRGALRSMGSRLQNILISSAVISVLCDLHGDRLRVLVLANSPERLGEWRRGLQDCLGISRGDFGADQGVVLFESAESLAQRADRFTRQGDVPLILIDEAEEQISLSVLEFPFWLAFAPDPNRPVYY